The Benincasa hispida cultivar B227 chromosome 9, ASM972705v1, whole genome shotgun sequence genome has a segment encoding these proteins:
- the LOC120085049 gene encoding RNA-binding protein 2-like isoform X1 has protein sequence MGDDAYTRYAASADRAGSVARSGLSTYSEAPPLTSYPNSTSIDQWHITPDYLQKDTNSIGPGAYGYTDVGGISNYPEPVIGSVASGASAKGYTSPFEDSLASQRQDIAVGSSPGVMGMADTAHERANSLSLRTAEGDPNSSRESNILFVDGLPTDCTRREVGHLFRPFIGYKDIRVVHKEPRRSGDKAMVLCFVEFIEARYARTAMEALQAGYKFDDKKPDSPSLKIQFAHFPFRLPSNHDDRR, from the exons ATGGGAGACGATGCTTATACCAGATACGCCGCCTCCGCAGATAGAG CAGGAAGTGTAGCAAGGTCCGGTCTCTCAACCTACTCTGAAGCACCTCCTTTGACATCTTACCCTAATTCGACCTCTATTGATCAGTGGCACATCACTCCTGATTATTTGCAAAAAGAT ACAAATTCAATAGGACCTGGAGCTTATGGATATACTGATGTAGGAGGCATTAGTAATTATCCGGAACCAGTTATTGGCAGTGTGGCATCTGGAGCAAGTGCAAAAGGCTACACTTCCCCTTTCGAAGATTCATTAGCGAGTCAAAGACAAGATATTGCAGTGGGCAGTAGTCCAGGAGTCATGGGTATGGCTGACACAGCTCATGAAAGGGCCAATTCTCTCAGTCTCAGAACTGCTGAGGGTGATCCAAATTCATCTCGGGAATCAAACATTCTTTTCGTTGATGGACTTCCTACAGATTGTACTAGGAGAGAAGTAGGTC ATCTTTTCCGCCCCTTCATCGGTTATAAAGATATCAGAGTTGTTCACAAGGAGCCTAGACGA AGTGGAGATAAGGCTATGGTATTATGCTTTGTTGAGTTCATTGAAGCAAGATATGCCCGGACTGCAATGGAAGCTCTTCAAG CAGGTTACAAGTTTGATGACAAAAAACCTGATTCCCCTTCTTTGAAGATTCAATTTGCACATTTTCCTTTCCGTTTACCATCTAACCACGATGACAGGCGATGA
- the LOC120085049 gene encoding nuclear speckle RNA-binding protein B-like isoform X3 — protein sequence MGDDAYTRYAASADRGSVARSGLSTYSEAPPLTSYPNSTSIDQWHITPDYLQKDTNSIGPGAYGYTDVGGISNYPEPVIGSVASGASAKGYTSPFEDSLASQRQDIAVGSSPGVMGMADTAHERANSLSLRTAEGDPNSSRESNILFVDGLPTDCTRREVGHLFRPFIGYKDIRVVHKEPRRSGDKAMVLCFVEFIEARYARTAMEALQAGYKFDDKKPDSPSLKIQFAHFPFRLPSNHDDRR from the exons ATGGGAGACGATGCTTATACCAGATACGCCGCCTCCGCAGATAGAG GAAGTGTAGCAAGGTCCGGTCTCTCAACCTACTCTGAAGCACCTCCTTTGACATCTTACCCTAATTCGACCTCTATTGATCAGTGGCACATCACTCCTGATTATTTGCAAAAAGAT ACAAATTCAATAGGACCTGGAGCTTATGGATATACTGATGTAGGAGGCATTAGTAATTATCCGGAACCAGTTATTGGCAGTGTGGCATCTGGAGCAAGTGCAAAAGGCTACACTTCCCCTTTCGAAGATTCATTAGCGAGTCAAAGACAAGATATTGCAGTGGGCAGTAGTCCAGGAGTCATGGGTATGGCTGACACAGCTCATGAAAGGGCCAATTCTCTCAGTCTCAGAACTGCTGAGGGTGATCCAAATTCATCTCGGGAATCAAACATTCTTTTCGTTGATGGACTTCCTACAGATTGTACTAGGAGAGAAGTAGGTC ATCTTTTCCGCCCCTTCATCGGTTATAAAGATATCAGAGTTGTTCACAAGGAGCCTAGACGA AGTGGAGATAAGGCTATGGTATTATGCTTTGTTGAGTTCATTGAAGCAAGATATGCCCGGACTGCAATGGAAGCTCTTCAAG CAGGTTACAAGTTTGATGACAAAAAACCTGATTCCCCTTCTTTGAAGATTCAATTTGCACATTTTCCTTTCCGTTTACCATCTAACCACGATGACAGGCGATGA
- the LOC120085049 gene encoding RNA-binding protein 2-like isoform X2 yields the protein MGDDAYTRYAASADRAGSVARSGLSTYSEAPPLTSYPNSTSIDQWHITPDYLQKDTNSIGPGAYGYTDVGGISNYPEPVIGSVASGASAKGYTSPFEDSLASQRQDIAVGSSPGVMGMADTAHERANSLSLRTAEGDPNSSRESNILFVDGLPTDCTRREVGHLFRPFIGYKDIRVVHKEPRRSGDKAMVLCFVEFIEARYARTAMEALQGYKFDDKKPDSPSLKIQFAHFPFRLPSNHDDRR from the exons ATGGGAGACGATGCTTATACCAGATACGCCGCCTCCGCAGATAGAG CAGGAAGTGTAGCAAGGTCCGGTCTCTCAACCTACTCTGAAGCACCTCCTTTGACATCTTACCCTAATTCGACCTCTATTGATCAGTGGCACATCACTCCTGATTATTTGCAAAAAGAT ACAAATTCAATAGGACCTGGAGCTTATGGATATACTGATGTAGGAGGCATTAGTAATTATCCGGAACCAGTTATTGGCAGTGTGGCATCTGGAGCAAGTGCAAAAGGCTACACTTCCCCTTTCGAAGATTCATTAGCGAGTCAAAGACAAGATATTGCAGTGGGCAGTAGTCCAGGAGTCATGGGTATGGCTGACACAGCTCATGAAAGGGCCAATTCTCTCAGTCTCAGAACTGCTGAGGGTGATCCAAATTCATCTCGGGAATCAAACATTCTTTTCGTTGATGGACTTCCTACAGATTGTACTAGGAGAGAAGTAGGTC ATCTTTTCCGCCCCTTCATCGGTTATAAAGATATCAGAGTTGTTCACAAGGAGCCTAGACGA AGTGGAGATAAGGCTATGGTATTATGCTTTGTTGAGTTCATTGAAGCAAGATATGCCCGGACTGCAATGGAAGCTCTTCAAG GTTACAAGTTTGATGACAAAAAACCTGATTCCCCTTCTTTGAAGATTCAATTTGCACATTTTCCTTTCCGTTTACCATCTAACCACGATGACAGGCGATGA
- the LOC120087340 gene encoding protein ANTAGONIST OF LIKE HETEROCHROMATIN PROTEIN 1 has protein sequence MNDSTNGSVRKRTRADEADEDDDLMGKNGGGKDLKGLVTSLLLLDEQDKCEQEEHDRASIEAKISMEVNHRKKTKAMVDFYSEVQDYYSEVEESGRMKRKKSRLAANSVAVAAASDGLQKIEIEKSNKRGGDGGGGSGGGGGTGHHRRLWVKDRSKAWWDECNSPDYPDEEFKKQFRMGRATFDMICEELNSAIAKEDTTLRTAIPVRQRVAVCLWRLATGDPLRVVSKKFGLGISTCHKLVLEVCTAIRTVLMPKHLQWPEEETLRRIKEEYESISGIPNVVGSMYTTHIPIIAPKISVAAYFNKRHTERNQKTSYSITVQGVVDPRGVFTDVCIGWPGSMPDDQVLEKSALFQRANGGLLKGVWIVGGSSYPLLDWVLVPYTQQHLTWTQHAFNEKIGEIQKVAKDAFARLKGRWRCLQKRTEVKLQDLPVVLGACCVLHNICELGNEEMDTELLTELQDDEMAPEIALRSVPSMKARDAIAHNLLHHGLAGTSFL, from the coding sequence ATGAATGATTCCACCAACGGTAGCGTGAGGAAGAGGACCAGAGCGGATGAAGCGGATGAAGACGACGATTTAATGGGAAAAAATGGCGGAGGAAAGGATTTGAAGGGATTGGTTACTTCTCTGTTGTTGTTGGATGAACAAGACAAGTGTGAACAGGAAGAACATGACAGAGCTTCCATTGAGGCGAAGATTTCGATGGAGGTGAATCACAGGAAGAAGACGAAAGCCATGGTTGATTTCTACTCCGAAGTTCAAGATTACTATTCTGAAGTCGAAGAATCCGGCCGAATGAAGAGGAAAAAATCGCGATTAGCAGCCAACTCTGTTGCGGTTGCGGCTGCTTCCGATGGATTACAGAAGATCGAAATCGAAAAATCAAACAAACGCGGCGGCGATGGCGGTGGTGGAagcggtggtggtggtggtaCTGGCCACCACCGGAGACTTTGGGTAAAAGATAGGTCAAAAGCCTGGTGGGATGAATGTAACAGTCCCGATTATCCCGATGAAGAATTCAAGAAGCAATTCAGAATGGGTAGGGCAACTTTCGATATGATTTGTGAAGAACTTAATTCCGCCATAGCTAAAGAAGACACAACTCTTCGAACCGCCATTCCCGTCCGGCAAAGAGTCGCCGTTTGCTTATGGAGATTAGCCACCGGCGATCCTCTTCGAGTCGTATCGAAGAAATTCGGATTAGGTATTTCAACTTGCCATAAACTAGTTCTCGAGGTTTGCACCGCCATTAGAACAGTACTAATGCCGAAGCATCTCCAATGGCCAGAAGAAGAAACTCTCAGAAGAATCAAAGAAGAATACGAATCGATTTCCGGAATCCCTAACGTCGTCGGTTCAATGTACACCACACACATTCCGATCATCGCTCCTAAAATCAGCGTCGCAGCATATTTCAACAAACGCCACAcagaaagaaatcaaaaaacaTCATACTCAATTACAGTTCAAGGAGTGGTGGATCCAAGAGGAGTTTTCACCGACGTTTGCATCGGTTGGCCGGGATCAATGCCGGACGATCAAGTTCTAGAAAAATCTGCTCTGTTTCAAAGAGCAAATGGGGGATTATTAAAAGGGGTTTGGATTGTTGGTGGATCAAGTTATCCATTATTGGACTGGGTTTTAGTACCTTACACACAGCAACATTTAACTTGGACACAACATGCTTTCAATGAGAAGATTGGGGAGATTCAGAAGGTGGCTAAAGATGCATTTGCACGGCTGAAGGGACGGTGGCGCTGCCTACAGAAGCGGACGGAGGTGAAGCTTCAAGATTTGCCGGTGGTGCTTGGAGCTTGCTGTGTTCTTCACAATATTTGTGAATTGGGGAACGAAGAAATGGATACAGAGCTTTTAACagagcttcaagatgatgaaaTGGCGCCTGAAATTGCTTTGAGGTCAGTGCCTTCCATGAAAGCCAGAGATGCCATTGCTCATAATCTGCTGCACCATGGCCTTGCTGGGACTTCTTTTCTTTAA